In Acidimicrobiia bacterium, a single genomic region encodes these proteins:
- a CDS encoding amidohydrolase: MNTDVKRLQKIVRAIAPTAIDLRRKIHANPELGNAEHETTALVDATLRDIGIRPRVRLGHTGLTADLGEDGTMVGFRADLDALPISEATGLSFASTNPGVMHACGHDGHTAIGLGIALVLSEYGKLPGRVRFIFQPAEEIFPGGAFDMVREGVVEDVSALIAFHMDPTLAAGKVGLKIGAITSSSDRFEITISGPGGHTARPHETVDAVYAAGRVVTELPTLLNRTLDARTPMSLVFGTIHGGKADNVIPTTVTMTGTVRILDRDTWDSMPDRVQTLVREIVAPVHATADVHYQRGIPPVINDASVLSEVEFAIHEVLGTQAIAATHASLGAEDFARFLDLVPGALLRLGSAGHDEKVDLHSAAFDINEDAIEHGILIGAASLLRLMQCKW, encoded by the coding sequence ATGAATACCGATGTGAAGCGACTCCAGAAGATCGTCCGCGCGATCGCGCCGACCGCCATTGATCTCCGCAGGAAAATCCACGCGAATCCCGAACTGGGGAATGCAGAGCACGAAACGACCGCGTTGGTCGATGCGACCCTCCGCGACATCGGTATCCGGCCTCGAGTTCGACTCGGGCACACCGGTCTGACGGCTGATCTTGGAGAAGACGGCACCATGGTCGGGTTCCGTGCAGATCTCGACGCGTTGCCGATCAGCGAGGCGACAGGGCTTTCGTTTGCCTCGACCAACCCCGGCGTGATGCATGCGTGCGGACACGACGGCCACACCGCCATTGGCCTCGGCATTGCCCTCGTACTTTCGGAGTACGGGAAGTTGCCGGGGAGGGTCCGATTCATATTCCAGCCTGCTGAGGAGATTTTCCCGGGTGGTGCTTTCGACATGGTGCGCGAGGGCGTGGTCGAAGACGTCTCTGCGCTGATTGCCTTTCATATGGACCCGACGCTGGCCGCCGGAAAGGTAGGCCTCAAGATTGGAGCCATCACCAGTTCGTCTGATCGCTTCGAGATCACAATCAGCGGACCAGGCGGTCATACCGCCCGACCTCATGAGACGGTCGACGCCGTATACGCCGCCGGACGGGTCGTCACCGAACTGCCGACCCTCCTCAACCGAACGCTCGATGCCAGGACGCCGATGTCGCTCGTGTTCGGGACGATCCACGGAGGTAAGGCCGACAACGTCATACCAACCACCGTGACAATGACGGGAACCGTTCGCATCCTGGACAGGGACACCTGGGATTCAATGCCGGATCGGGTGCAGACGCTTGTGCGGGAGATCGTGGCACCGGTCCACGCCACCGCCGATGTGCACTACCAACGAGGAATACCACCGGTGATCAACGACGCCAGCGTGCTGTCCGAGGTCGAGTTCGCCATTCACGAAGTACTCGGGACTCAGGCCATCGCGGCCACGCATGCCAGCCTCGGCGCTGAGGATTTCGCTCGCTTCCTCGATCTCGTCCCCGGAGCGTTGCTGCGACTCGGTTCCGCGGGCCATGACGAGAAGGTCGACCTGCACTCCGCCGCATTCGACATCAACGAAGACGCGATCGAGCACGGGATCCTGATCGGAGCGGCGAGCCTGCTGCGGCTGATGCAGTGCAAGTGGTAA
- a CDS encoding prephenate dehydrogenase/arogenate dehydrogenase family protein: MTVRSAAVVGTGLIGASIGLALRQIGWKVTGWDPDDSALTTALEVGALDASARSMVAAIQGAGLIVLAGPPRAVITTIGDLSTDALVIDVAGVKDPICRVANHLDHFVGTHPMAGREQSGPGAASGALFRGASWVVVEDGAGSDDLSRVEDLIVSLGANPVRMSAADHDLAVAIVSHLPQVLAATLLGEAERHTEALPLAAGSFRDLTRVALSDPALWSELLGENRSAVVSELRSFAHRLDGIADDVESESSVMQFLERARDLRRTLAPPVMAVRVILEDHPGELAAVGRALALSSVDVRDLQLRHGPQGGGGVLTLSVRPGEAEALSDALSAEGFKLAD; encoded by the coding sequence GTGACGGTTCGATCGGCGGCCGTGGTCGGAACGGGTTTGATCGGTGCTTCAATCGGCCTGGCGCTGCGGCAAATCGGATGGAAGGTGACGGGTTGGGACCCGGACGACTCAGCGCTCACCACCGCACTCGAGGTAGGTGCGCTCGATGCCTCCGCCCGATCGATGGTTGCTGCGATCCAGGGTGCTGGCTTGATCGTGCTGGCCGGTCCACCTCGCGCCGTCATTACCACTATCGGCGACCTCTCCACAGATGCGCTCGTGATCGACGTTGCCGGCGTGAAGGACCCGATCTGCCGGGTGGCGAACCATCTCGATCATTTCGTCGGTACCCACCCGATGGCCGGTCGCGAACAGTCGGGTCCGGGTGCCGCTTCGGGTGCCTTGTTTCGTGGGGCAAGCTGGGTCGTCGTCGAGGACGGTGCCGGCTCCGACGATCTCAGCCGGGTGGAGGATCTCATTGTGTCGTTGGGCGCAAATCCGGTTCGCATGTCTGCCGCCGATCACGATCTGGCCGTGGCGATCGTCAGTCACCTCCCGCAGGTTCTAGCCGCCACCTTGCTCGGCGAGGCCGAGCGCCATACCGAGGCTCTTCCCCTGGCCGCCGGTAGCTTCCGCGACTTGACTCGGGTGGCATTGTCAGATCCGGCGCTGTGGTCGGAGTTGCTGGGAGAGAACCGATCGGCGGTGGTTTCCGAACTCCGGAGCTTTGCGCACCGCCTCGACGGCATCGCAGACGATGTGGAGTCGGAGTCGAGCGTCATGCAATTCCTCGAGCGAGCGAGGGACTTGCGCCGGACACTTGCTCCGCCGGTCATGGCGGTCCGGGTGATTCTCGAAGACCATCCCGGCGAACTCGCCGCGGTCGGTCGCGCCCTCGCCCTCAGCTCCGTTGATGTGCGTGACCTCCAACTTCGCCACGGACCGCAAGGCGGTGGAGGTGTCTTGACGCTTTCTGTTCGCCCCGGCGAAGCGGAAGCTCTGAGCGATGCTCTGTCCGCAGAGGGCTTCAAGCTGGCCGATTGA
- the aroF gene encoding 3-deoxy-7-phosphoheptulonate synthase, giving the protein MIIVMKKDATPADIAHVVERLESIDSQAHISEGRLRTVIGALGDRVLIQQLPWEAMSGVERAVPVLKPFKFVSRDFQEEDTVIDVRGVAIGGGTFTAIAGPCAVESRDLLFRAAEAVKKAGATVLRGDAFKPRTSPYSFQGLGEAGLEMLAEAREEFDMPFVAEILDPRDIELLSSYADILRVGTRNMANYTLLTEVGRQARPVMLKRGFTATIEEWLNAAEYIYKEGNHEIIMVERGIRTFETAARNTLDITAVPILKSLSHLPVIVDPSHAAGHRYLVAPLSKVAVAAGADGFMVDVHPDPELAKVDGAQALLPEEFAELMVSIRKLVAAVGLQG; this is encoded by the coding sequence ATGATCATCGTCATGAAGAAAGACGCGACCCCTGCCGACATCGCCCACGTCGTCGAGCGTTTGGAGAGCATCGACTCGCAGGCCCACATCTCTGAGGGTCGACTGAGGACTGTCATCGGAGCACTCGGCGATCGCGTCCTCATCCAGCAGCTCCCCTGGGAAGCGATGTCCGGTGTCGAGCGAGCCGTCCCCGTTCTCAAACCTTTCAAATTCGTGAGCCGGGATTTCCAGGAGGAAGACACGGTGATCGATGTGCGCGGCGTCGCAATCGGTGGCGGGACCTTCACTGCGATTGCAGGCCCGTGTGCGGTTGAGAGCCGCGACCTCCTGTTCAGGGCCGCCGAGGCTGTGAAGAAGGCAGGGGCGACGGTCCTGCGCGGCGATGCGTTCAAACCCCGCACTTCGCCGTACTCGTTTCAGGGCCTCGGCGAAGCCGGACTCGAGATGCTGGCCGAAGCCCGTGAAGAATTCGACATGCCGTTCGTGGCAGAAATACTCGACCCGCGCGACATCGAGCTGTTGTCCTCATATGCCGACATCCTCCGGGTTGGGACCCGCAACATGGCCAACTACACGCTGCTCACCGAGGTGGGACGGCAAGCCAGGCCGGTGATGCTCAAACGAGGGTTCACCGCCACGATCGAGGAATGGTTGAACGCCGCCGAGTACATCTACAAGGAGGGCAACCACGAGATCATCATGGTCGAGCGCGGCATTCGGACCTTCGAGACCGCGGCGCGCAACACCCTGGACATCACGGCGGTGCCGATTCTGAAGAGTCTTTCTCATCTCCCTGTGATCGTCGATCCGTCCCACGCAGCCGGTCATCGCTATCTCGTCGCTCCACTCTCGAAGGTGGCGGTGGCGGCCGGCGCCGACGGGTTCATGGTCGATGTTCATCCCGATCCAGAACTCGCCAAAGTCGATGGAGCCCAGGCCCTGCTGCCCGAAGAGTTCGCCGAGTTGATGGTGTCGATCCGCAAGCTGGTTGCGGCGGTCGGTCTCCAGGGGTGA
- a CDS encoding NAD-dependent epimerase/dehydratase family protein, translating into MRRIMVTGAATWTGGRLIQRLEGQPDVEVIAVDELRPSVEFDSPMHELAIDELEFAHFFLDARPQALVHLQAVDRAAILGREKSHSRVVMGAHGLFGALQRCTTVETVVMKSDSAFYGSGPRQPSIVTESTEPRRTASAHTRSIRDIEELLAEVAGDLPDVTFTTLRFAPILGAEIGNPISRYLQLPVVPTLLGYDPRMQVIFEEDAVSAILHAVARPVPGTFNIAADGQLYLSRILRLGRRIAQPLPAPQHRAAMRALRALGNPFPGNLEDYLRNGRVMDTTLMKDSFGWRPKLTARQAVLAGYGRVRSPGTSS; encoded by the coding sequence ATGAGGCGGATCATGGTAACGGGAGCGGCGACGTGGACGGGCGGCCGCCTCATTCAAAGGCTCGAGGGGCAACCCGATGTCGAGGTCATCGCAGTTGACGAGTTGCGTCCGAGCGTCGAGTTCGACTCGCCGATGCACGAGCTGGCCATCGACGAACTCGAGTTCGCTCACTTCTTCCTGGACGCCCGGCCACAGGCGTTGGTTCATCTGCAAGCAGTCGATAGGGCGGCGATCCTCGGGCGAGAGAAATCGCACAGCCGCGTGGTCATGGGCGCACATGGATTGTTCGGCGCCCTGCAGCGATGCACAACCGTCGAGACGGTCGTCATGAAGTCTGACTCCGCGTTCTACGGATCGGGGCCAAGGCAACCGTCCATCGTGACCGAGTCAACCGAGCCGAGACGCACGGCCAGCGCCCACACCAGAAGCATCCGTGATATCGAGGAGCTCCTCGCCGAGGTCGCCGGCGACCTTCCCGATGTGACATTCACGACGCTGCGCTTCGCCCCCATCCTCGGAGCGGAGATCGGGAATCCGATCAGTCGATACCTCCAACTGCCAGTAGTACCAACCCTCCTGGGGTATGACCCGCGGATGCAGGTCATCTTCGAAGAGGACGCAGTCTCGGCCATCCTGCATGCGGTGGCCCGGCCGGTTCCCGGGACCTTCAATATCGCCGCGGATGGTCAGCTCTATCTCAGCCGCATCCTCAGGTTGGGCCGTCGTATCGCCCAACCGCTCCCCGCACCGCAGCATCGGGCAGCTATGCGGGCGCTCCGCGCACTCGGCAATCCATTCCCCGGCAACCTCGAGGATTACCTTCGAAACGGCCGCGTCATGGACACGACACTGATGAAAGATTCGTTCGGGTGGAGGCCAAAGCTCACCGCTCGGCAAGCCGTCCTGGCGGGCTATGGACGCGTCCGCAGTCCCGGGACATCGTCGTGA
- a CDS encoding 1-acyl-sn-glycerol-3-phosphate acyltransferase, translating to MSDSISGLLGRLSRDELRAFARAAEIRGRSTMTKEQLIAALQPVLQPPPKQSETVRASMPSLPDLSDARRRRISAGHRFEWMVDPRRSCTLRTIEGFSCGLPAIAEQERCALHGGVDISDLAVPAAGHLGADTWPALIRHLLLASYDNDALGLDPVVSEMIWHIANFLYFEYFRVEVEGIENVPTKGAGVLVSNHAGAFIPYDGMMLQLAVVNEAALPRRVRVVGTEILNLVPFLSHLYRKAGAAFASKEDARWVLNHGYLLGAFPEGVPAFQKPHAEAYQLRRFGRGGFAALAIEAGAPIIPVAIVGSEDVHPALFSSRRLAQLFKLFFPQQRVEEIGVFLNPIPLPVKWRIRFLEPIEMPDPGAPTDRLTVLEIAEQTREVIQRALDDMLEDRGSVF from the coding sequence GTGAGCGACTCAATCTCCGGTCTGCTCGGACGTTTGAGCCGCGACGAACTCAGAGCATTCGCCCGCGCCGCAGAGATCCGCGGGCGCTCGACGATGACGAAAGAACAGCTGATTGCTGCGCTCCAACCGGTACTGCAGCCCCCGCCCAAGCAGTCAGAGACTGTGCGGGCATCGATGCCGTCACTCCCGGACCTGTCCGATGCACGCCGCCGACGGATTTCCGCCGGCCATCGATTCGAATGGATGGTCGACCCGCGCAGATCGTGCACGCTCCGGACTATCGAGGGTTTCTCCTGTGGCCTCCCGGCCATTGCCGAACAGGAACGTTGTGCACTCCATGGGGGCGTGGACATATCCGACCTGGCGGTGCCGGCCGCCGGCCATCTCGGGGCAGATACCTGGCCCGCCCTGATCCGCCATCTCCTACTTGCTTCATACGACAACGATGCCCTCGGGCTCGACCCCGTCGTCTCCGAGATGATCTGGCACATCGCCAATTTCCTCTACTTCGAATACTTCAGGGTGGAAGTCGAAGGAATCGAGAACGTGCCGACCAAGGGAGCAGGAGTCCTGGTCAGCAACCACGCCGGCGCCTTCATCCCCTACGACGGGATGATGCTGCAACTCGCCGTCGTCAACGAGGCCGCGCTCCCCAGGCGGGTACGCGTGGTCGGGACCGAGATCCTCAACCTCGTTCCGTTCCTTTCACACCTCTACCGAAAGGCAGGGGCGGCCTTTGCCAGTAAAGAGGACGCCCGCTGGGTACTCAACCACGGCTATCTGCTCGGTGCCTTTCCTGAGGGAGTTCCGGCCTTCCAGAAACCGCACGCCGAGGCATACCAGCTCCGCAGGTTCGGCCGGGGAGGGTTCGCCGCGCTGGCTATCGAAGCTGGAGCTCCGATCATCCCGGTCGCCATCGTCGGATCTGAAGATGTCCACCCCGCACTCTTCAGCTCTCGCCGCCTGGCTCAGTTGTTCAAGTTGTTCTTCCCACAGCAGCGGGTAGAGGAGATCGGTGTATTTCTCAACCCGATTCCTCTGCCGGTCAAGTGGCGGATCAGGTTCCTCGAGCCCATCGAGATGCCCGACCCCGGCGCCCCGACCGATCGGCTCACCGTTCTCGAGATAGCCGAGCAGACTCGTGAGGTCATTCAGCGTGCGCTCGATGACATGCTGGAGGACCGCGGTTCGGTCTTCTGA
- a CDS encoding helix-turn-helix domain-containing protein, whose translation MSEKQEENSGIGELGAFIRQQRERSKMSLRRLADRAGISNPYLSQIERGLRKPSAEILKSLARELSIQAESMYVRAGLLDEGFAPPTVVEAVEADPTLSIRHKQVLLDLYRTLIEAGGIEPDNKETP comes from the coding sequence GTGAGTGAGAAACAGGAAGAGAACTCGGGCATAGGCGAGCTCGGGGCGTTCATCCGCCAGCAACGTGAACGTTCCAAGATGTCACTTCGAAGACTGGCCGACCGGGCGGGGATTTCGAATCCCTACCTCAGTCAGATCGAACGAGGACTACGGAAACCTTCCGCCGAAATCCTGAAGTCGCTCGCACGGGAGTTGTCGATCCAGGCGGAATCGATGTACGTGAGGGCAGGATTGCTCGACGAAGGCTTCGCACCCCCGACGGTTGTCGAGGCGGTCGAGGCAGACCCGACGTTGAGCATCCGCCACAAACAAGTATTGCTCGACCTCTACCGGACTCTCATCGAGGCCGGTGGGATCGAGCCGGACAATAAGGAGACACCATGA
- a CDS encoding DUF4332 domain-containing protein — MPSIDAVEGIAQRTATKLRKNGIRTTEALMKRAADRNGRKALAAATGFSEKQILEWINRADLMRCKGIGGEYSDLLEAAGVDTIKELRRRNAASLTNKMVEINEKKKLVRRLPTESMVSRWIEFAKDLDPLVKH; from the coding sequence GTGCCGTCAATCGACGCCGTTGAGGGGATCGCTCAGCGCACTGCTACGAAGCTGAGGAAGAACGGGATAAGAACAACCGAAGCGCTCATGAAGCGAGCTGCAGATCGCAACGGGCGCAAGGCATTGGCTGCCGCCACCGGTTTTTCCGAGAAGCAGATCCTCGAATGGATCAACCGCGCCGACTTGATGCGATGTAAAGGGATCGGAGGCGAGTACTCCGATCTGCTCGAGGCTGCCGGTGTCGACACCATCAAGGAACTTCGCCGCCGAAATGCAGCCTCTCTCACGAACAAGATGGTCGAGATCAACGAGAAGAAGAAGCTCGTTCGGCGGCTGCCCACCGAATCGATGGTGTCACGCTGGATCGAGTTCGCCAAAGACCTCGATCCGCTGGTCAAGCATTGA
- a CDS encoding nucleotidyltransferase family protein: MSVAALILAAGSSTRLGSSKQLLPWGEGTLLGHVIERTRSFGFDEIWVVIGHEAEAVLDGVDFGDSAVVINEEYEEGMASSLRVGLDSLLRDSRADKVLIAMGDQPEIRADVVAEMLTVLKREKRPAIVPRYRYTWSNPVIVDRSLWTRLMSLEGDTGAQRLLQAHPEWVREVWVEHMPPRDVDTQDDVAELQPRK; this comes from the coding sequence ATGTCGGTCGCCGCGCTCATTCTCGCTGCAGGCTCTTCCACCCGTCTGGGGTCGTCCAAGCAATTGCTTCCATGGGGCGAAGGAACGTTGCTCGGACACGTCATTGAGCGCACGCGATCGTTTGGATTCGATGAGATCTGGGTTGTGATCGGTCACGAAGCCGAGGCGGTGCTCGATGGTGTCGACTTTGGCGATTCGGCTGTGGTGATCAACGAGGAGTACGAGGAAGGCATGGCCTCGTCGCTTCGGGTGGGTCTGGACTCCCTGTTGAGGGATTCGCGAGCCGACAAGGTCTTGATTGCGATGGGCGACCAGCCCGAGATTCGCGCAGACGTTGTCGCAGAGATGCTCACCGTGCTCAAACGAGAGAAACGGCCGGCCATTGTTCCCAGGTACCGGTACACGTGGTCGAACCCGGTCATCGTCGACCGCTCACTGTGGACCCGCCTGATGAGCCTCGAAGGCGACACCGGAGCTCAACGGCTCCTGCAGGCCCACCCGGAATGGGTGCGCGAGGTCTGGGTCGAGCACATGCCGCCCCGCGACGTCGACACCCAGGACGACGTTGCTGAGCTCCAACCACGCAAGTGA
- a CDS encoding XdhC family protein has protein sequence MNLARSLEVARRWESEGKAVAAATLVRVQGPAPRPLGSRFLVSSAGDMEGSVSGGCVENDVFLHAEQVLESGQSKLVGYGISDEAAFEVGLSCGGVIDVFIERFRIDEVGRFVASQRSGALASVVDGPGAGTRGVFDHELGLIAADLPAEVVEAILPAVRIVMDTEHPTITSVAGSEVFVEPVAPPPRLVIFGAVEIGQALSALAARVGFSVIVCDPRSAFTTPDRFPDAGQIITAWPEEAVDQLAFDDRTFVVVLSHDPKYEDPVVRAALARGVRYLGAMGSRKTHAKRLERLAGEGIPPATLARIHGPIGLDLGANGARETAVEILAEMVLVRHATGTAGSSSLPSAG, from the coding sequence GTGAACCTCGCACGGAGCCTCGAGGTGGCCCGGCGGTGGGAATCCGAAGGGAAGGCCGTGGCGGCCGCCACTCTCGTTCGCGTTCAGGGTCCGGCGCCCCGTCCGCTCGGCAGCAGATTCCTGGTGTCGTCCGCCGGGGACATGGAAGGCTCCGTCTCGGGAGGGTGCGTCGAGAACGACGTGTTCCTACATGCCGAGCAAGTGCTCGAGAGCGGCCAAAGCAAGCTCGTCGGCTACGGCATATCGGATGAGGCTGCGTTCGAGGTCGGGTTGTCCTGTGGCGGCGTTATCGATGTGTTCATCGAGCGGTTTCGAATCGACGAGGTCGGGCGATTTGTTGCTTCTCAGCGGTCCGGGGCGCTCGCCTCCGTCGTCGACGGGCCCGGTGCAGGAACACGGGGTGTTTTTGACCACGAACTCGGCCTGATCGCAGCGGACCTCCCCGCGGAAGTTGTGGAGGCGATCCTGCCCGCGGTCCGGATCGTGATGGACACCGAGCATCCCACGATCACGTCGGTGGCCGGGAGTGAAGTGTTCGTCGAACCCGTTGCTCCACCGCCGAGGTTGGTGATCTTCGGTGCAGTCGAAATCGGCCAGGCTCTGAGTGCGCTGGCAGCCCGCGTCGGTTTCTCAGTGATTGTGTGTGACCCGCGTTCGGCGTTCACGACTCCAGATCGGTTCCCCGACGCCGGGCAAATCATCACCGCCTGGCCCGAGGAAGCCGTTGATCAACTGGCCTTTGATGACCGTACGTTCGTGGTGGTGCTGTCGCACGATCCCAAATACGAGGATCCTGTGGTCCGGGCTGCACTCGCCCGGGGGGTTCGATATCTGGGCGCGATGGGAAGCCGCAAGACCCACGCCAAGCGACTGGAACGCCTGGCCGGTGAGGGAATCCCGCCTGCAACGCTGGCAAGAATCCACGGGCCAATCGGACTCGATCTCGGGGCCAACGGCGCACGAGAAACGGCTGTGGAGATTCTGGCTGAAATGGTCCTCGTCCGGCACGCCACCGGCACGGCCGGATCGTCGAGCCTGCCATCAGCCGGCTGA
- a CDS encoding M15 family metallopeptidase, translating into MKLGTSAGAIVFAHPVGVYSRAKFVVAMVLTMVLGLPLTPAVAASGTPGSAVIGVYEPGGLSTEAELAVVGVAAEHGARSVALHRGTIQLTGVYRSGFVVQEPEPGYFIPMSSLAIDPGRSAPLIGGDVAAALRAGTVVFGETSANLRGAQVGDDVEFVGWDGSRQRLVVGAIAPDESIWWSELVFSEAIAASFGFERKSSMAVWGFRAQDEIVIDLWTRLPDIRLRISSGDDPADPDGVMPTVLVKEKFGEFSYRPTGDGDRVVIEQAWKDANIVNVTLPLLGPFRCHRVVVPYLRSAIDELINEGLWAHIDRQDFQIAGGCYNPRLIRGGDKGGAVSRHTWGIAIDINPNDNPYGGRIGMDPDIAAIFQKWGFAWGGGWTYTDGGHFEWNHVPDHLLED; encoded by the coding sequence GTGAAACTCGGGACTTCAGCCGGGGCGATTGTCTTCGCCCATCCGGTGGGCGTCTACTCACGTGCGAAGTTTGTCGTTGCGATGGTGCTGACGATGGTTCTCGGCCTCCCTCTGACTCCCGCGGTCGCCGCCAGCGGGACCCCGGGATCCGCGGTGATCGGCGTCTACGAGCCGGGCGGACTCTCAACAGAAGCCGAACTGGCGGTCGTCGGCGTGGCGGCAGAGCACGGTGCCCGATCGGTTGCGCTCCATCGTGGGACGATTCAGCTCACCGGCGTCTATCGATCCGGATTCGTCGTACAGGAGCCCGAGCCCGGCTACTTCATCCCCATGTCTTCGCTGGCGATCGACCCGGGCCGGTCCGCGCCGCTGATCGGCGGGGACGTCGCCGCCGCGCTGCGGGCGGGCACGGTCGTATTTGGTGAGACGTCTGCGAATCTGCGCGGCGCGCAGGTCGGCGACGATGTCGAATTCGTCGGATGGGACGGCTCGAGACAGCGGTTGGTCGTGGGCGCCATCGCCCCGGATGAGTCCATCTGGTGGAGCGAACTCGTCTTCTCAGAAGCCATCGCGGCGTCCTTTGGATTCGAGCGCAAGTCGTCGATGGCTGTATGGGGATTTCGAGCTCAGGACGAAATCGTGATCGATCTCTGGACACGCCTTCCCGACATCAGACTGAGGATTTCGAGTGGTGACGATCCGGCCGATCCGGATGGGGTCATGCCGACGGTGCTCGTGAAAGAGAAGTTCGGTGAGTTCTCCTACCGGCCCACCGGTGACGGCGACCGGGTCGTGATCGAGCAGGCATGGAAAGACGCGAACATCGTCAACGTCACCCTCCCACTACTCGGACCCTTTCGCTGCCATCGCGTCGTCGTCCCTTATCTGCGCTCCGCTATCGATGAACTCATCAATGAGGGCCTATGGGCACACATCGACCGGCAGGACTTCCAGATCGCCGGCGGCTGCTACAACCCGCGCTTGATCCGTGGGGGGGACAAGGGGGGCGCGGTCTCCCGCCACACGTGGGGCATAGCCATCGACATCAATCCGAACGACAACCCCTATGGGGGCCGGATCGGCATGGATCCTGATATCGCCGCCATCTTTCAGAAGTGGGGATTTGCCTGGGGTGGCGGCTGGACCTACACGGACGGCGGTCACTTCGAGTGGAACCACGTCCCCGATCATCTCCTCGAGGACTGA
- a CDS encoding class I SAM-dependent RNA methyltransferase, producing MAAGFAGGDSRRGVALTTIRIHDIAHGGEAVGRLDGKAVFVDGAFPGEVVDVEILEERNSWSRAALVSIVEPSGDRIVPACRHFGRCGGCQWQYAAREIQAVWKRDVVIGQLRHLGKIDDPDVRQTVTPGPAFAYRNRMDFRVQQGRPALHRRRSRELEMLDGCPLLAEPLRAMLDEMGDLSPMHRVTLRAGINTGDRLAVVSGPVPEAAHQWSFPVCRVRRGRPEPIGGAPFLRETIGDTTFRVTASAFFQNNTAGAEVLVDLVGAALDVAPADTLLDAYAGGGLFSLTVGRSAGRVLAVESAGMAVDDLVHNRGTAGIEVEVVASTVDGGINRGEWTVVVCDPPRSGLGADGVASITRSTPRTIAYVACDPASLARDARLLGEVGYDLDYAVPVDMFPQTFHVETVARFQLR from the coding sequence GTGGCTGCAGGGTTCGCTGGTGGAGATTCTCGACGAGGTGTTGCCCTGACCACCATCCGCATTCACGACATCGCGCACGGAGGGGAGGCCGTCGGCCGCCTCGACGGAAAGGCTGTATTTGTGGACGGTGCTTTTCCAGGGGAAGTCGTCGACGTCGAAATCCTCGAAGAGCGCAACTCCTGGTCGCGAGCCGCACTTGTATCGATCGTGGAGCCTTCCGGAGATCGAATAGTCCCGGCCTGCCGGCACTTCGGTCGCTGCGGTGGGTGTCAGTGGCAGTATGCCGCCCGTGAGATCCAGGCGGTGTGGAAACGCGATGTTGTCATCGGTCAGCTGCGCCACCTCGGGAAGATCGACGATCCCGACGTTCGCCAGACGGTGACTCCCGGTCCGGCATTCGCCTATCGAAATCGAATGGACTTCCGCGTTCAGCAAGGTCGACCCGCTCTGCACCGTCGGCGCAGCCGCGAACTCGAGATGCTGGACGGGTGCCCGCTGCTGGCCGAACCACTCCGCGCCATGCTCGATGAAATGGGCGACCTCAGTCCGATGCATCGGGTCACTCTTCGGGCCGGGATCAACACGGGTGATCGGTTGGCAGTGGTGTCGGGTCCCGTCCCTGAGGCTGCACACCAGTGGTCGTTCCCGGTGTGCAGGGTCAGGCGGGGTCGCCCCGAACCGATTGGCGGCGCTCCCTTTCTCAGAGAGACGATTGGTGATACGACGTTCCGGGTCACGGCTTCCGCCTTTTTCCAGAACAACACTGCCGGGGCGGAAGTCCTGGTCGACCTGGTTGGTGCTGCCCTCGACGTTGCGCCTGCTGACACACTCCTCGATGCGTATGCCGGCGGCGGCCTTTTCAGCCTGACGGTGGGGCGGAGCGCAGGACGCGTGCTGGCGGTCGAGTCGGCAGGAATGGCCGTCGACGATCTCGTTCACAACCGCGGAACGGCCGGCATCGAGGTGGAGGTCGTGGCTTCGACGGTTGATGGAGGAATCAACCGGGGTGAGTGGACGGTGGTCGTCTGTGATCCACCCAGATCGGGTCTGGGGGCCGACGGCGTTGCCTCCATCACCAGGTCGACCCCGCGCACCATCGCATACGTTGCCTGTGATCCCGCCAGCCTGGCCCGTGATGCCCGGCTGCTCGGGGAGGTTGGCTACGACCTCGACTACGCGGTTCCGGTCGACATGTTCCCGCAGACATTCCACGTTGAAACGGTCGCCCGGTTCCAGCTGCGCTAG